The Exiguobacterium acetylicum genome includes a window with the following:
- a CDS encoding NAD-dependent succinate-semialdehyde dehydrogenase has product MNGQFFIDGQWLDHGRERTDVTNPATGEVVGSVPNGTKEDVNDAVEAARKAFPDWSKRTVYERAELLEKLYTKMIEKKDELARLMTLEMGKPLAESEGEVQYAANFVKWFAEEGKRAYGRVIPTHDAGKRLQVIKQPVGVVAAITPWNFPAAMITRKLAPALVAGCTFVLKPPTATPLTALRLLELCQEVGIPEGVVNAVTGSGKALGESLATHPHVDKITFTGSTEVGRTLMAQGAETIKAMSLELGGHAPILVFDDCDLDLAVAETIKSKFRNGGQTCVCGNRIYVSDSIYDAFVEKLGQETAKLKTGNGLEAETKIGPMINKSGYDKVKKHVDDATSAGARVVTGGTGNADEENDVYYYEATVLADVKPGMLIMNEETFGPVAPVQRVSSDEEAVHYANQTPFGLASYVFTKDYARAIRAIEGLDYGIVGWNDGVPSAAQAPFGGMKQSGVGREGGSEGLEAYLETKYISIGGLA; this is encoded by the coding sequence ATGAATGGACAATTTTTCATCGATGGACAATGGCTCGATCATGGACGAGAACGAACGGACGTTACAAATCCGGCGACCGGGGAAGTCGTCGGTAGTGTACCAAACGGCACGAAAGAAGATGTCAACGATGCCGTGGAAGCAGCGCGAAAAGCGTTTCCTGACTGGTCAAAACGAACAGTCTATGAACGAGCTGAATTACTCGAGAAGTTGTATACGAAGATGATCGAGAAAAAGGATGAACTGGCTCGCTTGATGACACTTGAGATGGGGAAACCACTTGCCGAATCAGAAGGTGAAGTCCAGTATGCAGCAAACTTCGTCAAGTGGTTTGCGGAAGAAGGAAAACGTGCTTATGGTCGCGTCATTCCGACGCATGATGCAGGCAAACGATTACAAGTCATCAAACAGCCGGTCGGTGTCGTTGCTGCGATCACACCGTGGAACTTTCCAGCTGCTATGATTACACGAAAATTAGCTCCGGCACTCGTCGCTGGGTGCACGTTTGTCCTAAAACCACCAACAGCGACTCCGCTGACCGCTCTTCGTCTCCTTGAACTGTGTCAGGAAGTCGGGATTCCTGAAGGTGTCGTTAATGCGGTGACGGGTAGCGGGAAAGCACTTGGCGAATCACTCGCGACACATCCACACGTTGATAAGATTACCTTCACCGGTTCAACAGAAGTCGGACGGACATTGATGGCACAAGGAGCAGAGACAATCAAGGCAATGTCGCTTGAACTCGGTGGTCACGCACCAATCCTTGTTTTTGATGACTGCGACCTTGATTTAGCTGTTGCTGAGACGATCAAGTCAAAATTCCGCAATGGCGGACAGACGTGTGTCTGTGGAAACCGGATTTACGTATCCGACTCGATTTATGACGCGTTCGTTGAAAAACTCGGACAAGAAACGGCGAAGCTGAAGACCGGAAATGGTCTTGAGGCTGAGACGAAGATCGGACCGATGATCAATAAGTCCGGTTACGATAAAGTAAAAAAACACGTCGACGATGCGACATCCGCTGGTGCGCGAGTCGTCACAGGCGGCACTGGTAACGCTGATGAAGAGAATGACGTCTATTATTATGAGGCAACCGTTCTAGCTGATGTGAAACCAGGCATGTTGATCATGAACGAAGAGACGTTTGGTCCGGTCGCACCAGTACAACGTGTCAGTTCAGACGAAGAAGCGGTCCATTATGCGAACCAGACTCCATTCGGTCTCGCTTCCTACGTCTTTACGAAGGATTATGCCCGCGCGATCCGTGCGATCGAAGGGCTCGATTACGGAATCGTCGGTTGGAATGATGGGGTCCCTTCAGCAGCACAAGCACCATTTGGTGGCATGAAGCAGTCCGGTGTCGGTCGTGAAGGTGGCAGCGAAGGGCTCGAAGCCTATCTCGAGACGAAATATATCTCAATCGGTGGTTTAGCGTGA
- a CDS encoding glycoside hydrolase family 13 protein translates to MTQMIPRPETAQQTITRAWWKEAVAYQIYPRSFYDANNDGIGDIPGIIAKLDYLKDLGVDVLWICPMFKSPNDDNGYDISDYEDIMDEFGTMADFDLLMEEAHKRDIKVLLDLVVNHTSDEHPWFIESRSSKDNEKRDWYIWKDAINGGEPNNWESIFGGSAWEYDEKTEQYFLHVFSRRQPDLNWQNRDMRQAVYTMINWWLDKGIDGFRIDAISHINKDQSFADLPNPLGMPYVPSFDMHMNVEGIHAYLEELKDETFSKYDIMTVGEANGVTPEEADLWVGEENGKMNMVFQFEHMDLWRADAEKGVDVVKLKQVLTKWQKGLEATGWNALYLENHDKVRSVSLWGDEEQYWKESAKSLAMMYFFMQGTPFIYQGQEIGMTNVQFPDISDYDDVATKNMYDMQLASGKTHEEIMEVIWNSSRDNSRTPMQWTNEQNGGFSNRSPWFGVNPNYADINVASQEQDEDSILNFYKRMIQIRKMEETLIYGAYDLILPEDTKVYAYTRTLGNEQFLIVTNLKGETAEIDTDIILHSDNMLLGNYPTMHHEGTELELRPFEARLYRVR, encoded by the coding sequence ATGACACAAATGATACCGCGCCCTGAAACGGCCCAACAAACAATTACACGAGCTTGGTGGAAAGAAGCAGTTGCTTACCAAATCTACCCACGCAGCTTTTATGACGCAAACAACGATGGAATCGGCGATATTCCGGGTATCATCGCAAAACTCGATTATTTGAAGGATCTTGGCGTTGATGTGCTTTGGATTTGTCCGATGTTCAAATCGCCAAATGATGATAATGGCTATGACATTAGTGATTATGAAGACATCATGGATGAATTCGGTACGATGGCTGACTTCGATCTCTTAATGGAAGAAGCGCATAAACGTGACATTAAGGTCTTGCTCGATCTCGTTGTCAACCACACGTCTGATGAACATCCGTGGTTCATTGAATCACGTTCATCAAAAGACAACGAGAAACGCGACTGGTACATCTGGAAAGATGCGATCAATGGTGGTGAACCGAATAACTGGGAAAGTATCTTTGGTGGATCAGCATGGGAATATGATGAAAAGACAGAGCAATACTTCTTGCACGTCTTCTCACGTCGTCAGCCGGACTTGAACTGGCAAAACCGTGATATGCGTCAAGCCGTCTATACGATGATCAACTGGTGGCTCGATAAAGGAATCGATGGTTTCCGCATCGATGCGATCAGTCATATTAACAAAGACCAGTCGTTCGCAGACCTCCCGAACCCACTCGGTATGCCGTATGTGCCGTCATTCGATATGCACATGAACGTCGAAGGAATTCATGCCTATCTCGAAGAGTTAAAGGATGAGACATTCTCGAAATACGACATCATGACAGTCGGAGAAGCGAACGGCGTAACACCGGAAGAAGCAGATCTTTGGGTTGGAGAAGAAAACGGTAAGATGAACATGGTCTTCCAGTTCGAACATATGGATCTTTGGCGTGCCGATGCTGAAAAAGGCGTTGACGTCGTCAAACTCAAACAAGTGTTGACGAAATGGCAAAAAGGACTTGAAGCAACAGGGTGGAACGCACTGTACCTCGAAAACCACGATAAGGTTCGTTCGGTTTCCCTTTGGGGTGACGAAGAACAGTACTGGAAAGAGAGTGCGAAGTCGCTTGCGATGATGTATTTCTTCATGCAAGGTACACCGTTCATCTATCAAGGACAAGAAATCGGCATGACAAACGTTCAGTTCCCGGACATCTCAGATTATGACGATGTTGCGACGAAGAACATGTACGATATGCAACTCGCTTCCGGGAAAACACATGAAGAGATCATGGAAGTCATCTGGAACTCGTCCCGTGATAACTCACGGACACCAATGCAATGGACGAACGAGCAAAACGGTGGTTTCTCGAATCGATCCCCATGGTTCGGCGTTAATCCGAACTACGCGGATATCAACGTTGCGTCGCAAGAACAAGACGAAGATTCAATCTTGAACTTCTATAAACGAATGATTCAAATCCGTAAGATGGAAGAGACATTGATTTACGGGGCATACGATCTCATCTTACCGGAAGATACGAAAGTCTATGCGTATACACGGACGCTTGGTAACGAGCAATTCTTGATCGTCACGAACTTAAAAGGCGAGACGGCAGAAATCGATACGGACATCATCTTGCACTCGGACAATATGTTGCTCGGTAACTATCCGACGATGCACCATGAAGGAACTGAACTGGAACTTCGTCCATTCGAAGCACGTCTGTACCGTGTACGCTAA
- a CDS encoding DUF1934 domain-containing protein, whose amino-acid sequence MKPVQYPVSLRQVTTIEDGPMRESVELEADGTLFETKDGFAVKFVQPDEQPIDTTIKWSKDQIALNRKGPVAMHHVFILGETTKSQYGSQFGQMLMETDTETIEMQLQRMQFRYTLKMNGQAVGTYTIDLTWERSETNGI is encoded by the coding sequence GTGAAACCAGTACAGTACCCGGTGTCATTGCGACAAGTGACGACGATCGAAGACGGTCCGATGCGTGAATCGGTCGAGCTTGAGGCAGACGGCACGTTGTTCGAAACAAAAGACGGCTTTGCCGTGAAGTTCGTTCAACCGGATGAACAACCGATTGATACGACGATCAAATGGTCGAAAGACCAGATCGCCTTGAATCGAAAAGGGCCTGTTGCGATGCATCATGTCTTCATTTTAGGGGAGACAACAAAAAGCCAGTATGGTAGTCAATTCGGTCAAATGTTGATGGAAACAGACACGGAGACGATTGAGATGCAATTACAACGGATGCAGTTCCGCTATACATTAAAAATGAATGGACAAGCAGTCGGTACGTATACGATTGATTTAACTTGGGAACGGAGTGAGACGAATGGCATTTGA
- a CDS encoding NUDIX domain-containing protein, with protein sequence MYPLYRIIVAIIRKDGQLLIVNNQSGQEKRWSLPGGQIEAGETLEQALHREVAEETGLIVTAASFAFLTENFMPTHQAHSLVTYFDCEVSGVLDPNDPDEEIVETKWINQRELTEYITSEDVRLPLCTYLTEQHKGYYMFEEMKW encoded by the coding sequence ATGTATCCACTCTATCGAATCATTGTCGCGATCATCCGTAAGGACGGTCAACTGCTCATCGTCAATAATCAATCGGGTCAGGAGAAGCGGTGGAGTTTACCCGGGGGACAAATTGAAGCGGGGGAGACGCTGGAGCAGGCACTTCATCGCGAGGTCGCTGAAGAAACGGGACTGATAGTCACGGCAGCATCATTTGCTTTTTTAACGGAGAACTTCATGCCAACTCATCAAGCACACAGTCTCGTGACTTATTTTGATTGCGAGGTGAGCGGAGTACTTGATCCGAATGATCCTGACGAAGAAATCGTCGAGACGAAGTGGATCAACCAAAGGGAGCTAACGGAATACATCACAAGTGAGGACGTTCGTCTTCCGCTATGTACATATTTAACAGAGCAACACAAAGGTTATTACATGTTTGAAGAGATGAAGTGGTAA
- a CDS encoding (Fe-S)-binding protein: MNTFLLINWIAFLLVIGYAGYLFTSLVKSRYAAIKRGKKAEWTLTNKERLDAVLVNVFGQKKLLKDKKSGAIHVMMFYGFLLVQFGAIDFIWKGLAVGQRFPHVPLGPLYPIFTFFQEIVMLVILIAVVWGFYRRYVEKLVRLKRNFMAGLALIFIGGLMVAVLFGNGFFLVYENHSTFGEPVASSIAFLFNWVPESVAFGLFVFFWWVHLLFLLSFMVYIPQGKHAHLIAGTANVWLGRTSKVGRLAPIDLSVMEEAEDDEAEFSFGVNRIEDFNQKQLVDLYACVECGRCTNMCPASGTGKMLSPMDLIVKLRDHLNMKTAAITQRSPWAPAFAFEGSQGNQIASLAAAGQMDIVPDSLIGNVITEEEIWACTTCRNCEDQCPVMNEHVDKIIDLRRHLVMMEGKMDPEMQRTMANIERQGNPWGMNRKERENWRKNRDELVVPTAKEKKKAGEDFEYLFWVGAMGSYDNRSQKIAMAFARILNEADISFAILGNDEKNSGDTPRRIGNEVLFQELAEANIKSFEKYGVKKIVTIDPHAYNTFKNEYPDFGLNPDVEVYHHTELLARLIDEKRITPLHEVKERVVYHDSCYLGRYNDIYDAPRYILEKIPGITLVETERNREKGMCCGAGGGMMWQEEKVGARVNVARTEQLLTVQPSVIGSACPYCLTMLSDGTKAKEVDEAVATYDVVELLERSIVGTPVEESVATV; the protein is encoded by the coding sequence ATGAATACGTTTTTACTCATTAACTGGATTGCCTTCCTACTCGTCATCGGCTATGCGGGCTATCTATTCACGTCACTCGTCAAAAGTCGTTATGCCGCCATTAAACGGGGGAAAAAGGCGGAGTGGACACTGACGAACAAAGAACGACTAGACGCGGTCTTAGTCAACGTCTTCGGGCAAAAGAAATTATTAAAGGATAAGAAAAGTGGCGCCATCCACGTCATGATGTTCTACGGTTTCTTACTTGTTCAATTCGGAGCGATTGATTTTATCTGGAAAGGACTCGCCGTCGGTCAGCGTTTCCCGCACGTCCCACTCGGTCCGCTCTATCCGATTTTTACATTTTTCCAAGAAATCGTCATGCTCGTCATCTTGATTGCCGTCGTTTGGGGATTTTATCGCCGATACGTCGAGAAACTTGTCCGCTTGAAACGGAATTTCATGGCAGGTCTTGCCTTGATCTTCATCGGTGGTTTGATGGTCGCCGTCCTATTCGGAAACGGATTTTTCCTTGTCTATGAGAATCATTCGACGTTCGGTGAACCGGTCGCTTCAAGCATCGCATTCTTATTCAATTGGGTACCGGAATCAGTTGCGTTCGGATTATTCGTTTTCTTCTGGTGGGTACACTTGCTGTTCTTACTTAGCTTCATGGTCTACATCCCGCAAGGTAAGCACGCTCACTTGATTGCTGGTACAGCAAACGTCTGGCTTGGTCGAACGTCAAAAGTCGGTCGTTTGGCACCGATTGATCTATCGGTCATGGAAGAAGCAGAAGACGACGAAGCGGAATTTAGCTTCGGGGTCAACCGAATCGAAGATTTCAATCAGAAACAGCTCGTTGATCTATATGCTTGTGTTGAGTGTGGACGCTGTACGAATATGTGTCCGGCAAGCGGTACAGGAAAAATGCTGTCGCCGATGGATTTGATCGTTAAATTACGGGACCATCTCAACATGAAAACGGCAGCGATCACGCAACGCTCGCCATGGGCACCTGCCTTTGCGTTTGAAGGATCGCAAGGCAACCAAATCGCTTCACTGGCAGCAGCAGGGCAAATGGACATCGTTCCGGATTCATTGATTGGGAATGTCATTACGGAAGAAGAGATCTGGGCGTGTACGACATGTCGGAATTGTGAAGATCAGTGTCCGGTCATGAACGAACATGTTGATAAGATCATCGACCTCCGTCGCCATCTCGTTATGATGGAAGGCAAGATGGATCCGGAGATGCAACGGACGATGGCAAACATCGAACGTCAAGGTAATCCGTGGGGGATGAACCGGAAAGAACGCGAAAACTGGCGTAAAAACCGGGATGAGCTCGTCGTTCCGACAGCGAAGGAGAAGAAAAAAGCGGGCGAAGACTTCGAGTACTTGTTCTGGGTCGGTGCGATGGGATCGTACGATAACCGAAGTCAAAAAATCGCCATGGCATTTGCGCGGATTCTGAACGAGGCAGACATCTCGTTTGCGATTCTCGGAAATGACGAGAAGAACTCGGGGGATACACCACGTCGAATCGGAAACGAAGTGTTGTTCCAGGAACTCGCAGAAGCAAATATCAAATCATTTGAGAAGTATGGCGTCAAAAAGATCGTCACGATCGACCCACATGCTTACAACACGTTTAAAAATGAGTATCCGGACTTCGGACTCAATCCAGATGTCGAAGTGTATCACCATACCGAGTTGCTCGCACGTTTGATTGACGAAAAACGGATTACACCGCTCCACGAGGTCAAGGAGCGTGTCGTCTATCACGATTCGTGTTATCTCGGTCGTTACAATGATATTTACGACGCACCACGTTATATTCTCGAGAAGATTCCTGGCATTACGCTCGTTGAGACGGAACGCAACCGCGAAAAAGGAATGTGTTGCGGTGCTGGTGGCGGGATGATGTGGCAAGAAGAGAAAGTCGGCGCACGGGTCAATGTTGCGCGGACGGAACAATTACTGACGGTTCAACCATCCGTCATCGGGTCAGCATGTCCGTACTGTCTGACGATGCTCAGTGACGGAACAAAGGCGAAGGAAGTCGACGAGGCAGTCGCCACGTACGACGTCGTTGAGCTATTAGAACGGTCGATCGTTGGTACTCCAGTCGAAGAATCAGTTGCGACAGTCTAA
- a CDS encoding MerR family transcriptional regulator, translating into MGQVAETTGLSKRTIDYYTSLGLLTPERTASGYRLYDESVIHQIEKIEYLKSQRLSLQEILASFTEREQKTGETIYQEVKQLQATVEGLEQRLLHSTDVEKQAIRLELSRRLTLIASLIAQL; encoded by the coding sequence ATCGGTCAGGTCGCGGAGACCACCGGCTTATCAAAACGAACGATCGATTACTATACATCACTTGGTCTGTTAACACCAGAGCGCACCGCGTCTGGCTACCGTCTGTATGACGAATCGGTCATTCATCAAATCGAAAAGATTGAATATTTGAAGTCTCAACGGCTTTCCCTGCAAGAGATTCTTGCTTCTTTTACGGAACGGGAACAAAAAACAGGAGAGACGATTTATCAGGAAGTGAAACAACTTCAGGCGACGGTTGAAGGACTCGAGCAGCGTTTGTTACATTCGACGGACGTCGAAAAACAAGCGATCCGTTTAGAACTATCACGGCGTCTCACATTGATTGCTTCCTTGATTGCACAGCTTTAA